One Methanobacterium sp. genomic region harbors:
- the metG gene encoding methionine--tRNA ligase → MSKVFITSALPYANGPCHLGHLRSTYIPADIYARYNRMNDVDVLFVCASDEHGTPIAVRAEQIGKSPKEIADKFHKMIKRDLELCNISFDNFSRTTDPLHYEISQNFFLKLYEKGYIYEQVIKQPYCNTCKRFLPDRYVEGICPHCKGEGARGDHCETCGRHLDPIQLEEPTCLICSSTPEIKESKQYFFKLSHFQNDLGEWIEGNDELPPNVKNYALQWIKEGLKDWILTRDMEWGIPVPLEGAEGKIIYVWGEAFLGYISSAAQWSRRENKPWEDYWNDKAIHFIGKDIIYHHSIFWPALLMGYGCKLPDNVVAGAYLSLEGRKMSTSKNWVIWASQFLEKFDSDIVRYYLTVNAPLGRDTDFSWDDFQRRVNDELADVLGNFMHRTFTFTNRFFDGNIPEPSEFDEYDEEFKNSILSIPDVVSENIEHFKFREGLIEIIRLAKFGNKYFNDKEPWKAVKENPEEAANCIYLCNQLAKVLSVILTPYIPVRASKIMKIMNLDVEETTNWKTASEFVLAGHEIGKPKPLFSKIDDSIIKKEKKTLYDNLEETETMKDIISIDDFAKMDLRISEIIGAERVEGSENLLKLMVDTGEKKIQVVAGLAKKYAPEEIKGQKVVVLVNLKPAKLFGIKSEGMILATSDSLSVLSADAHVGEKIK, encoded by the coding sequence TTGAGTAAAGTATTTATTACCAGCGCGCTGCCCTATGCAAATGGGCCCTGCCATTTAGGACATTTGAGATCGACATATATTCCAGCAGATATCTACGCACGTTATAATCGGATGAATGATGTTGATGTCCTGTTTGTTTGTGCAAGCGACGAACATGGAACGCCTATTGCAGTTAGGGCAGAGCAAATAGGAAAATCTCCTAAAGAAATTGCAGATAAGTTTCATAAAATGATAAAGCGTGACCTTGAGCTATGCAATATTTCTTTTGATAACTTTTCAAGGACCACTGATCCCCTTCATTACGAAATTTCACAGAACTTTTTCTTAAAACTTTACGAAAAGGGTTATATTTATGAACAGGTCATTAAACAGCCTTACTGTAACACATGTAAAAGATTTTTACCTGACAGGTATGTAGAAGGAATTTGTCCTCACTGTAAAGGAGAAGGGGCAAGGGGAGACCACTGTGAAACATGCGGAAGGCATTTAGACCCAATTCAGCTTGAAGAACCAACATGCCTTATATGTAGTTCTACTCCCGAAATTAAGGAGTCAAAACAGTACTTCTTTAAATTAAGTCACTTCCAGAATGATTTAGGGGAATGGATAGAAGGAAATGATGAGTTACCTCCAAATGTTAAAAATTATGCCCTTCAGTGGATAAAAGAAGGTTTAAAAGATTGGATACTTACAAGAGATATGGAATGGGGAATTCCCGTCCCACTTGAAGGTGCTGAAGGCAAAATAATTTATGTGTGGGGTGAAGCTTTCCTTGGATACATATCATCGGCTGCACAGTGGAGCCGGAGAGAAAATAAACCATGGGAAGACTACTGGAACGATAAAGCAATTCACTTTATAGGAAAAGATATTATATACCATCACTCTATATTCTGGCCTGCATTACTTATGGGCTATGGATGTAAACTACCGGATAACGTTGTTGCAGGGGCATATCTTTCACTTGAAGGCCGAAAGATGTCAACAAGCAAAAACTGGGTTATATGGGCATCGCAGTTCCTTGAAAAATTTGATTCAGATATTGTAAGATATTACTTAACTGTAAATGCGCCCCTTGGCCGCGATACTGATTTTTCATGGGACGACTTCCAGCGCCGTGTAAACGATGAACTTGCAGACGTGCTTGGAAACTTCATGCACCGAACTTTCACATTTACAAACAGGTTCTTTGACGGGAATATACCAGAGCCGTCAGAATTTGACGAGTACGATGAAGAATTTAAAAACAGTATATTGAGCATTCCCGATGTGGTCTCAGAAAATATTGAGCATTTTAAATTCAGAGAAGGTCTTATTGAAATAATTAGACTTGCAAAGTTCGGTAACAAATATTTCAATGACAAGGAACCATGGAAAGCCGTAAAAGAAAATCCTGAAGAGGCGGCAAATTGTATTTACTTGTGTAACCAGCTTGCAAAAGTTCTTTCTGTCATTTTAACTCCATATATACCAGTCCGAGCTTCTAAAATAATGAAAATTATGAATTTAGATGTAGAAGAAACAACCAACTGGAAAACTGCAAGTGAATTTGTTCTAGCAGGCCATGAAATTGGTAAACCGAAACCATTATTTTCTAAAATTGATGATAGCATAATTAAAAAAGAAAAAAAAACACTTTATGATAATTTAGAGGAAACTGAAACTATGAAAGACATTATAAGTATAGATGATTTTGCAAAAATGGATTTAAGAATTTCTGAAATAATTGGAGCAGAACGTGTTGAAGGCTCTGAAAACTTATTAAAATTAATGGTCGACACTGGTGAGAAAAAAATACAGGTTGTCGCAGGCCTTGCTAAAAAATACGCTCCAGAAGAGATAAAAGGCCAGAAAGTTGTCGTGTTAGTTAATTTGAAACCAGCAAAATTATTCGGAATAAAATCTGAAGGTATGATACTTGCAACTTCGGACAGTTTAAGCGTTTTAAGTGCAGATGCCCATGTTGGTGAGAAAATAAAATAG